The Gordonia sp. KTR9 genome contains a region encoding:
- a CDS encoding thiolase domain-containing protein, which yields MGHNNRAAVLGTGQTRYVAKRSDVTMAGMVREAIDAALLDSKVSLDDIDAIVIGKAPDLFEGSMMPELAMAEAIGAVGKRLIRVHTAGSVGGSTANVAASLIFAGVHKRVLAVAWEKQSESNAMWALSIPVPFTKPVGAGAGGFFAPHVRAYIRQSGAPEHIGAMVAAKDRRNGALNPLAHLHQPDQTVEKVMSSQMLWDPIRYDETCPSSDGACAVVIGAEDVADAAIAAGDPVAWIHATAMRTEPLSYAHRNVVSPQAGRDAAAALWKAGGISNPLEEIDAAEIYVPFSWFEPMWLENLGFVAEGEGWKLTESGDTEIGGRLPLNASGGVLSSNPIGASGMIRFAEAAIQVMGKAGDHQVADARKALGHAYGGGSQYFSMWLVGADKPLH from the coding sequence ATGGGACACAACAATCGAGCCGCGGTGCTGGGTACCGGACAGACGCGGTACGTCGCCAAGCGGTCCGATGTCACGATGGCCGGCATGGTCCGCGAGGCCATCGACGCCGCGCTCCTCGACTCCAAGGTCTCTCTCGACGACATCGACGCGATCGTCATCGGCAAGGCACCGGACCTCTTCGAGGGGTCGATGATGCCCGAGCTCGCGATGGCCGAGGCCATCGGCGCGGTCGGCAAACGACTCATCCGCGTGCACACCGCGGGTTCGGTCGGCGGCTCGACGGCCAACGTGGCGGCGTCGCTCATCTTCGCCGGAGTGCACAAACGGGTCCTGGCCGTCGCCTGGGAGAAGCAGTCGGAGTCCAACGCGATGTGGGCCCTGTCGATCCCGGTGCCGTTCACCAAACCGGTGGGCGCCGGCGCGGGCGGCTTCTTCGCCCCGCACGTGCGCGCCTACATCCGGCAGTCCGGAGCCCCCGAACACATCGGCGCGATGGTCGCGGCCAAGGACCGTCGCAACGGCGCGCTGAATCCGCTTGCGCACCTGCACCAGCCGGATCAGACCGTCGAGAAGGTCATGAGCTCGCAGATGCTGTGGGACCCGATCCGCTACGACGAGACCTGCCCGTCGTCGGACGGGGCGTGCGCGGTCGTCATCGGTGCCGAAGACGTCGCCGACGCGGCGATCGCCGCGGGCGATCCGGTGGCGTGGATTCATGCCACGGCGATGCGCACCGAGCCGCTGTCGTACGCGCACCGCAACGTCGTCAGCCCGCAGGCCGGTCGCGACGCCGCCGCCGCCCTGTGGAAGGCAGGCGGCATCAGCAATCCCCTCGAGGAGATCGACGCCGCCGAGATCTACGTGCCCTTCTCATGGTTCGAGCCGATGTGGCTGGAGAACCTCGGCTTCGTGGCCGAGGGCGAGGGCTGGAAGCTCACCGAATCCGGTGACACCGAGATCGGCGGGCGGCTCCCGCTCAACGCGTCCGGCGGTGTGTTGTCGTCGAACCCGATCGGGGCGTCGGGCATGATCCGGTTCGCCGAGGCGGCGATCCAGGTCATGGGCAAGGCCGGCGACCACCAGGTCGCGGACGCCCGCAAGGCCCTGGGCCACGCCTACGGCGGCGGTTCCCAGTACTTCTCCATGTGGCTCGTCGGCGCCGACAAACCCCTGCACTGA
- a CDS encoding carboxymuconolactone decarboxylase family protein encodes MRALHRIRNYVRAMRRARRHRTELVGHLARRPLLAGGVAGMESAMLLSNRMDPKLKELAELKAAGMVSCEFCLDIGSAVASGAGITEQQLRDLPRYRESTAYTDLEKLVIGYAEAMTRTPAVGEDLAELRRELGEHLSETQIVELAMTVAWENQRARLNQSLGVRPTGMSDGLACAVPERIS; translated from the coding sequence ATGAGAGCACTGCATCGAATCCGAAATTACGTACGCGCCATGCGACGGGCACGGCGCCACCGCACCGAGCTCGTCGGCCATCTGGCACGGCGGCCGCTGCTTGCCGGCGGGGTCGCCGGGATGGAGAGCGCGATGCTGCTGTCCAACCGGATGGACCCGAAGCTCAAGGAACTCGCCGAACTCAAGGCGGCAGGCATGGTCAGCTGCGAGTTCTGCCTCGACATCGGGTCGGCGGTCGCGTCCGGCGCGGGCATCACCGAGCAGCAGCTCCGCGACCTCCCGCGCTATCGGGAGTCGACGGCCTACACCGACCTGGAGAAGCTCGTCATCGGTTACGCCGAGGCGATGACGCGCACACCGGCCGTCGGGGAGGACCTCGCCGAGCTGCGTCGTGAGCTGGGCGAGCACCTGTCGGAGACCCAGATCGTCGAACTCGCCATGACCGTCGCCTGGGAGAACCAGCGGGCGCGCCTCAACCAGTCTCTGGGTGTCCGGCCCACCGGAATGTCCGACGGCCTCGCCTGCGCTGTGCCCGAACGAATTTCGTAG
- a CDS encoding RNA polymerase sigma factor, protein MYREHVAGVWRYVRTRVPANVDADDVTAEVFVKAMRSWDRFDDRRGTVGAWLIGIARHAVADWWARQSREVPVAEVDVDAAAMSAPDGDPETSMLRAAAADDVRSRLWVLTAREREAVALRFGTELSSEEIGVAMGISATAARMLVYRGVAKLREVMPR, encoded by the coding sequence GTGTACCGCGAACACGTGGCGGGGGTCTGGCGCTACGTGCGAACACGCGTGCCCGCGAATGTCGATGCCGACGACGTGACCGCGGAGGTCTTCGTGAAGGCGATGCGCTCCTGGGACCGATTCGACGATCGGCGCGGCACCGTCGGCGCCTGGCTGATAGGGATAGCCCGGCACGCCGTCGCGGACTGGTGGGCGCGGCAGTCCCGGGAGGTGCCGGTCGCCGAGGTCGACGTGGACGCCGCGGCGATGTCCGCTCCCGACGGCGACCCCGAGACCTCGATGTTGCGCGCCGCGGCGGCCGACGACGTGCGCAGCCGGCTGTGGGTGCTCACCGCGCGCGAACGCGAGGCCGTGGCCCTGCGGTTCGGCACCGAACTCAGCTCTGAGGAGATCGGGGTCGCGATGGGGATCTCGGCAACCGCCGCCCGGATGCTCGTCTATCGCGGGGTGGCGAAGTTGAGGGAGGTGATGCCGAGGTGA
- a CDS encoding nuclear transport factor 2 family protein produces MTAAEDTAPRETPAYLGIDRENHPAVVAGRRSREFVASRDKQAWIDNFAADATVEDPVGPSMFDPDGVGFRGHEQISEFWDKSIGTTESIDFRFDEEIICGNEVAYIGSIVTHIAGHVSEARGVFTYRADADGKLSALRAFWEVEKTINSVRKA; encoded by the coding sequence GTGACCGCGGCAGAAGACACCGCACCGCGGGAGACGCCGGCGTACCTCGGCATCGACCGGGAGAACCATCCCGCAGTCGTGGCGGGACGTCGTTCGCGTGAGTTCGTGGCATCGCGGGACAAGCAGGCCTGGATCGACAACTTCGCGGCCGACGCGACGGTCGAGGACCCGGTCGGGCCGTCGATGTTCGATCCGGATGGCGTCGGATTCCGTGGGCACGAGCAGATCTCCGAGTTCTGGGACAAGTCGATCGGCACGACCGAGAGCATCGACTTCCGCTTCGACGAGGAGATCATCTGCGGGAACGAGGTCGCCTACATCGGCAGCATCGTCACCCATATCGCGGGTCACGTCTCCGAGGCGCGGGGGGTGTTCACCTACCGCGCCGACGCCGACGGGAAGCTGTCGGCATTGCGTGCCTTCTGGGAGGTAGAGAAGACGATCAACTCGGTGCGCAAGGCCTGA
- a CDS encoding cytochrome P450, producing the protein MTQAQSAPIGSEPTPADSARTSPSDVVAKCPFMEQEGWDFTNPDLLEQGIPVQEFAQLRKTAPVWWNAQAPGKGGGFHDGGYWVISKHAHVREISKNNEDWETNANGVIMRFDDEMTADQIEITKALLINHDPPEHTRLRKLVSKLFTPRAVHSLEEKLDDAAREIVTRAAEKGSGDFVKDVAVDLPLLAIADLLGVPESDREKLFDWSNSMMNADDPDYTTDPQQANAEILGYGYTMAEEKRKNPGEDIVTTLVNADIDGQSLDETEFGFFFILLTVAGNETTRNAISHGMNAFLDNPDQWELFKKHRPATAVDEIVRWATPVNAFQRTAKRDTQIGGVHIAKGERVGMFYGSANYDEDVFDDPFSFNIMRDPNPHVGFGGNGAHFCVGANLARMEINLMFNALADLVPDITKLAAPRRLRHGWINGVKELRVDYGTK; encoded by the coding sequence GTGACCCAGGCCCAGAGCGCCCCGATCGGCAGCGAGCCGACCCCGGCGGATTCTGCGCGCACGAGCCCTTCCGACGTAGTCGCGAAGTGCCCGTTCATGGAGCAGGAGGGGTGGGATTTCACCAACCCCGACCTGCTCGAGCAGGGAATCCCCGTGCAGGAGTTCGCGCAACTGCGCAAGACCGCGCCGGTCTGGTGGAATGCCCAGGCGCCCGGCAAGGGCGGTGGTTTCCACGACGGCGGCTACTGGGTGATCTCCAAGCACGCCCATGTCCGTGAGATCTCGAAGAACAACGAGGACTGGGAAACCAACGCCAACGGCGTCATCATGCGTTTCGACGACGAGATGACCGCCGATCAGATCGAGATCACCAAGGCCCTGCTGATCAACCATGATCCGCCGGAGCACACGCGTCTGCGCAAGCTGGTCTCCAAGCTGTTCACGCCCCGCGCGGTGCACTCGCTCGAGGAGAAGCTCGACGACGCCGCCCGTGAGATCGTCACCCGGGCCGCGGAAAAGGGCAGCGGCGACTTCGTCAAGGACGTCGCCGTCGACCTGCCGCTGCTGGCCATCGCCGACCTGCTCGGTGTGCCGGAGTCGGATCGGGAGAAGCTGTTCGACTGGTCGAACTCGATGATGAACGCCGACGATCCGGACTACACCACGGATCCCCAGCAGGCCAACGCCGAGATCCTCGGCTACGGCTACACGATGGCCGAGGAGAAGCGCAAGAACCCCGGCGAGGACATCGTCACCACGCTGGTGAACGCCGACATCGACGGGCAGTCGCTCGACGAGACCGAGTTCGGGTTCTTCTTCATCCTCCTGACCGTCGCGGGCAACGAGACCACCCGTAACGCCATCAGTCACGGGATGAATGCGTTCCTGGACAACCCCGACCAGTGGGAGCTGTTCAAGAAGCATCGTCCGGCGACGGCGGTCGACGAGATCGTCCGGTGGGCGACCCCGGTCAACGCCTTCCAGCGGACGGCCAAGCGCGACACGCAGATCGGCGGCGTCCACATCGCCAAGGGCGAGCGCGTCGGAATGTTCTACGGTTCGGCCAACTACGACGAGGACGTCTTCGACGATCCGTTCTCGTTCAACATCATGCGCGACCCCAACCCGCACGTCGGGTTCGGCGGCAACGGTGCGCACTTCTGCGTCGGCGCGAACCTGGCGCGGATGGAGATCAACCTGATGTTCAACGCGCTCGCCGACCTGGTGCCCGACATCACCAAGCTCGCCGCGCCGCGACGCCTGCGGCACGGCTGGATCAACGGGGTCAAGGAACTCCGCGTCGACTACGGCACCAAGTGA
- a CDS encoding steroid 3-ketoacyl-CoA thiolase, producing MGVPVIVEAARTPIGKRGGWLSGLHAEELLGLTQRGLLEKAGIDPALVEQAIGGCVTQAGAQAGNITRKAWLSAGLPEATGATTIDAQCGSAQQANHLIAGLIASDAIDIGVACGVETMSVVPLGANVGTGAGPYHADSWDIDMPNQFEAAERIAKRRGITRADIDALGERSQRNARQAWDEGRFDREVLSLKAPERTKEGEFTGNILDVSRDQGLRDTTLESLSALKPVLEGGIHTAGTSSQISDGAAAVLIMDESKARELGLTPRARIRAQALVGAEPHFHLDGPVQATERVLAKSGMSLSDIDIVEINEAFASVVLSWAQVHGADLDKVNVNGGAIALGHPVGSTGSRLITTALHELERRDGQTALVTMCAGGAMATGTIIERI from the coding sequence ATGGGCGTTCCGGTCATCGTGGAGGCGGCGCGTACGCCGATCGGCAAGCGCGGCGGATGGCTGTCGGGGTTGCACGCCGAGGAATTGCTCGGCCTCACCCAGCGAGGTCTCCTCGAGAAGGCGGGCATCGACCCCGCGCTCGTCGAACAGGCGATCGGCGGCTGCGTGACCCAGGCGGGCGCTCAGGCCGGCAACATCACGCGCAAGGCGTGGTTGTCCGCGGGCCTCCCGGAGGCGACCGGAGCCACCACCATCGACGCCCAGTGCGGCTCGGCACAACAGGCCAATCACCTGATCGCCGGACTGATCGCCTCCGACGCGATCGACATCGGCGTCGCCTGCGGGGTGGAGACGATGTCCGTCGTCCCGCTCGGCGCGAATGTGGGTACGGGTGCCGGCCCGTACCACGCGGATTCGTGGGACATCGACATGCCCAACCAGTTCGAGGCCGCCGAGCGCATCGCCAAGCGCCGGGGCATCACGCGCGCCGACATCGACGCGCTCGGCGAGCGTAGTCAGCGCAATGCCCGCCAGGCGTGGGACGAGGGCCGTTTCGATCGCGAGGTCCTGAGCCTCAAGGCGCCCGAGCGCACCAAAGAGGGCGAGTTCACCGGGAACATCCTCGACGTGAGCCGCGATCAGGGCCTACGCGACACCACGCTCGAATCCCTGTCCGCGCTCAAACCCGTTCTCGAGGGCGGCATCCACACCGCGGGGACGTCGTCGCAGATCTCCGACGGCGCGGCCGCCGTGCTCATCATGGACGAGTCGAAGGCGCGCGAGCTGGGCCTCACGCCCCGCGCGCGCATCAGGGCACAGGCCCTGGTCGGCGCGGAACCGCATTTCCATCTCGACGGTCCGGTCCAGGCGACCGAGCGCGTCCTGGCGAAGTCGGGTATGTCGTTGTCCGACATCGACATCGTCGAGATCAACGAGGCGTTCGCCTCCGTGGTCCTCAGCTGGGCCCAGGTCCACGGCGCCGACCTGGACAAGGTGAATGTCAACGGTGGGGCCATCGCGCTGGGACATCCCGTGGGCAGCACCGGCTCTCGGCTGATCACCACGGCCCTGCACGAGCTGGAGCGCCGGGACGGTCAGACCGCGCTCGTCACGATGTGCGCTGGTGGCGCGATGGCCACCGGCACCATCATCGAGCGGATCTGA
- a CDS encoding nitroreductase family deazaflavin-dependent oxidoreductase → MPAFDPDNKPAQLDSPVVSKFIKLGSKANTALYKATGGRIGGTWRVGAGLRKPAPVCLLTTIGRKSGQPRTAPLIYLRRGESFVVVASQGGSAKNPAWYLNLCDNPQVTIQLGKKKYDLVARTATDSERADLWPDLVDTYADYDTYAAWTERTIPVVICEPAR, encoded by the coding sequence ATGCCGGCCTTCGATCCGGACAACAAGCCGGCACAACTGGATTCGCCCGTCGTCAGCAAGTTCATCAAGCTGGGATCGAAGGCGAACACCGCGCTGTACAAGGCCACCGGAGGCCGGATCGGGGGGACCTGGCGAGTCGGGGCGGGCCTGCGCAAGCCCGCCCCGGTGTGCCTGCTCACCACGATCGGCCGCAAGTCGGGCCAGCCGCGGACCGCACCGCTGATCTATCTGCGACGGGGTGAGTCGTTCGTGGTGGTGGCGTCGCAGGGCGGCTCGGCCAAGAATCCGGCCTGGTATCTGAATCTCTGCGACAACCCGCAGGTCACCATCCAGCTCGGCAAGAAGAAGTACGACCTCGTGGCGCGCACCGCCACCGATTCCGAACGCGCCGACCTGTGGCCCGATCTGGTCGACACCTATGCCGACTACGACACCTACGCCGCCTGGACGGAACGGACGATCCCGGTGGTCATCTGCGAGCCGGCCCGCTGA
- a CDS encoding TIGR03086 family metal-binding protein — MNAPTTNSGPAPETTPALGDPRPAFRTATAWVVELLEGVSDDQLDSPTPCDDFDVRTLSAHLVAVAHRAAALAEGADIRTMASIAEQYDARTYAALIDQALDSWSDDTKLSVMVQMPWGEVPGAGALWGYVSETLVHAWDLAVATGRPAEADAELAETTLGVARQFIPAAIRTDPAVPFGPVVEPRPEAGPTERLANWTGRDSVTWVRRQP, encoded by the coding sequence ATGAACGCACCGACCACGAACTCCGGACCGGCTCCCGAGACGACACCCGCCCTCGGCGATCCCCGGCCGGCGTTCCGCACCGCCACCGCCTGGGTCGTGGAGTTGCTCGAGGGAGTGTCCGACGACCAGCTCGACTCGCCGACGCCCTGCGACGACTTCGACGTCCGGACCCTGTCGGCGCACCTCGTCGCCGTCGCGCATCGCGCCGCAGCGCTGGCCGAGGGTGCCGACATCCGCACGATGGCGTCGATCGCCGAGCAGTACGACGCCCGGACGTACGCGGCCCTCATCGACCAGGCGCTCGACTCATGGTCGGATGACACCAAGCTCTCCGTGATGGTCCAGATGCCCTGGGGTGAGGTCCCGGGCGCCGGGGCCCTGTGGGGTTATGTCAGCGAAACCCTCGTCCACGCTTGGGATCTGGCGGTCGCCACCGGCCGGCCGGCCGAGGCCGACGCCGAACTCGCCGAGACGACCCTCGGGGTGGCCCGACAGTTCATCCCGGCCGCGATCCGCACCGACCCCGCCGTGCCCTTCGGGCCCGTCGTCGAACCCCGCCCCGAGGCCGGACCCACCGAGCGGCTCGCGAACTGGACCGGCCGCGACTCCGTCACCTGGGTGCGGCGGCAACCCTGA
- a CDS encoding helix-turn-helix transcriptional regulator translates to MRAERLIALLMLLKKHERVTAAELAAELGVSERTVLRDIDALSLSGVPVYAERGRHGGFALLPGYRTDLTGLTVDEATSLLAGTGRVDSPAFASAMRKVTAALPEAHRSQAVRAAQRILVRPEGFVRAPEVLDNLQAVQIAVFEGRRIRVRYRSRGADAAREHVLDPIGLIVAGDTWYLVAGSRRGDAAATPSERMFRLSRMSDVDILDEPAHRSDEVDLAEIWERHRDAFRRSFEPVDVVIDCSADEAERIGSIASATHLGESADGRCRLDLRFADRRHAVRALWSTMFDHDFVVREPDWLRTALTARARAATGE, encoded by the coding sequence GTGCGCGCCGAACGTCTCATCGCCCTGCTGATGCTGCTGAAGAAGCACGAGCGGGTGACGGCTGCCGAGCTGGCCGCCGAGCTCGGGGTCTCCGAGCGCACCGTGCTCCGCGACATCGATGCGCTGTCGCTGTCCGGCGTGCCGGTGTACGCCGAGCGCGGACGACACGGCGGGTTCGCGCTGTTACCGGGGTACCGCACCGACCTCACGGGGCTGACCGTCGACGAGGCGACGTCTCTCCTCGCCGGCACCGGACGGGTCGACTCCCCCGCGTTCGCCAGCGCCATGCGTAAGGTCACCGCGGCACTGCCCGAAGCGCACCGGAGCCAGGCCGTGCGGGCCGCGCAGCGGATCCTGGTCCGTCCGGAGGGTTTCGTCCGGGCCCCCGAAGTCCTCGACAACCTCCAAGCCGTGCAGATCGCCGTCTTCGAGGGCCGGCGGATTCGTGTTCGCTACCGGAGCCGGGGAGCCGACGCTGCGCGCGAGCACGTACTCGATCCGATCGGCCTGATCGTGGCGGGCGACACCTGGTACCTCGTCGCGGGGTCCCGACGCGGAGATGCGGCCGCGACGCCTTCCGAACGAATGTTCCGGCTCTCCCGGATGAGCGATGTGGACATCCTCGACGAGCCGGCTCATCGCTCCGACGAGGTCGACCTCGCCGAGATCTGGGAGCGGCACCGTGACGCCTTCCGGCGCTCCTTCGAACCGGTCGACGTCGTGATCGACTGCTCGGCCGACGAGGCCGAACGAATCGGATCGATCGCCTCGGCAACACATCTCGGTGAATCCGCGGACGGCCGGTGCCGTCTCGATCTCCGGTTCGCCGACCGCCGGCACGCGGTGCGCGCGCTCTGGTCGACGATGTTCGATCACGACTTCGTGGTGCGCGAGCCGGACTGGCTGCGGACCGCGCTGACGGCCCGTGCCCGCGCGGCGACCGGCGAGTGA
- a CDS encoding DUF5685 family protein has product MFGVLTPCRHALDDDLMDQWRSHLCGVCLSLRDNHGQSSRLTVNTDAVMVSILTAAQSTKECASTEAGRCPLRGMRTATVVSADEPGVRLATTASLTLAAAKAADVGSEQHHALAPRRPVRAKLAEYAGGHLRRHAAADTTVAGRLDIDAMMTTLSRQAEIESTSVVLDDLTQPSAAAAAQVFATSAVLAEVPGNQEPLRDIGADFGRIAHLLDAVDDYASDAAEGRFNPLRATGTSPETALEQCRRLAAAIRARYADLSLADDRLLRVVLLDGLRHAIHKRMHPHADAISVTADSRTQWPPHRPFGYPSEWPYPPPFKPNRSFGERILPFIGVSCFGKACCTDHWNHFTDKYKDAVCDDCDCCDCCDCCDL; this is encoded by the coding sequence ATGTTCGGGGTTCTCACTCCATGTCGGCACGCACTCGACGACGACCTGATGGACCAGTGGCGCTCCCACCTGTGCGGGGTCTGTCTCTCGCTGCGAGACAACCACGGTCAGTCGAGCAGGCTGACGGTCAACACCGACGCGGTGATGGTCTCGATTCTCACCGCCGCCCAGTCGACGAAGGAGTGCGCGTCCACCGAGGCCGGACGCTGCCCTCTGCGCGGAATGCGCACGGCGACGGTCGTGTCCGCCGACGAGCCGGGCGTGCGTCTCGCCACGACCGCCTCGCTCACCCTGGCCGCCGCGAAGGCCGCCGATGTCGGCAGCGAACAACATCACGCGCTCGCACCCCGGCGTCCGGTCCGCGCGAAACTCGCCGAATACGCCGGGGGCCACCTGCGTCGGCACGCCGCGGCCGACACCACGGTCGCCGGCCGCCTCGACATCGACGCCATGATGACGACCTTGTCCCGGCAGGCGGAGATCGAGTCGACGAGCGTCGTGCTCGACGACCTCACACAACCTTCGGCTGCCGCCGCCGCACAGGTCTTCGCCACCTCGGCGGTCCTGGCCGAGGTCCCGGGCAACCAGGAGCCGCTCCGCGACATCGGTGCCGACTTCGGCCGGATCGCGCATCTGCTGGACGCGGTCGACGACTACGCCTCCGACGCCGCCGAGGGGCGATTCAATCCGCTCCGGGCGACCGGCACGTCTCCGGAGACCGCGCTCGAGCAGTGTCGACGACTCGCTGCCGCGATCCGGGCGCGCTATGCCGACCTCTCCCTCGCCGACGACCGCTTGCTGCGCGTGGTTCTGCTCGACGGCCTGCGGCACGCCATTCACAAGCGCATGCATCCGCACGCCGACGCCATCTCCGTCACCGCCGACTCGCGCACCCAGTGGCCTCCGCACCGGCCCTTCGGATATCCCTCCGAGTGGCCCTATCCGCCGCCGTTCAAACCCAATCGTTCATTCGGCGAGCGGATTCTGCCGTTCATCGGCGTCTCCTGCTTCGGCAAGGCCTGCTGCACGGACCACTGGAATCACTTCACCGACAAGTACAAGGACGCGGTCTGCGACGACTGCGACTGCTGCGATTGTTGCGACTGCTGCGATTTGTGA
- the fadD8 gene encoding fatty-acid--CoA ligase FadD8: MTNEGTTTAAADFDHLRGGTHMGDLMVAALRRHADRTVLSLGDTEMTGGEMAASISRYIQAFEGLGAGTGTAVGLLALNRPEVLFVIGAGQTQGWRRTALHPLGSLDDHAYVLSDAGVSTLIIDPVPMFVERAAALLERVPGLKQVLTLGPVPEQLAAHARDVIAEADGFEPKPLVAAHLSPDHVVSITYTGGTTGKPKGVIGTARAMSTMTQIQLAEWEWPEHPRFLLCTPLSHAGAAFFVPTLMKGGSMVVLSKFDPAEVLRTIEEQKITATMLVPSMLYALMDHPDSKTRDLSSLETVYYGASPINPVRLAEAIERFGPIFAQYYGQSEAPMVISYLAKGDHPGPGEDQRRLSSCGRPSAFLRTALLGPDDKPVPQGEPGEICVAGPLLAGGYLGLPEQTADTFRDGWLRTGDVAREDEDGFWFIVDRTKDMIVTGGFNVFPREVEDVVAEHPAVGQVGVIGVPDEKWGEAVTAIVVLRGDAPADDAAKDRIVTEIQQSVKDRKGAVQSPKRVIFADALPLTALGKPDKKALRSQYWADSDRGVG; this comes from the coding sequence ATGACGAACGAGGGTACGACGACAGCAGCGGCCGACTTCGATCACCTGCGCGGGGGCACGCACATGGGCGACCTGATGGTCGCGGCGCTGCGGCGGCACGCCGACCGCACCGTCCTGTCCCTCGGCGACACCGAGATGACCGGCGGTGAGATGGCCGCGTCGATCAGCAGGTACATCCAGGCCTTCGAGGGATTGGGAGCCGGTACCGGGACCGCGGTGGGCCTGCTCGCGCTGAATCGTCCCGAGGTGCTGTTCGTGATCGGTGCCGGCCAGACCCAGGGGTGGCGCCGCACCGCACTGCATCCCCTCGGCTCGCTCGACGACCACGCATACGTGCTCTCCGATGCCGGCGTGTCGACCCTCATCATCGATCCGGTGCCCATGTTCGTCGAGCGGGCCGCGGCCCTCCTCGAACGGGTGCCCGGTCTCAAGCAGGTGCTGACGCTCGGGCCGGTGCCCGAGCAGCTGGCCGCACATGCACGTGACGTGATCGCCGAGGCAGACGGCTTCGAACCGAAGCCCCTTGTCGCGGCGCACCTCTCACCCGACCACGTCGTCTCCATCACCTACACGGGCGGGACCACCGGCAAGCCGAAGGGGGTCATCGGGACGGCGCGTGCGATGTCGACGATGACGCAGATCCAGCTCGCCGAATGGGAGTGGCCCGAGCATCCGCGATTCCTGCTCTGCACGCCTCTCTCGCATGCGGGTGCCGCGTTCTTCGTCCCGACCCTGATGAAGGGCGGATCGATGGTGGTCCTGTCCAAGTTCGACCCGGCCGAGGTGCTGCGCACCATCGAGGAGCAGAAGATCACCGCGACGATGCTGGTGCCGTCGATGCTGTACGCGCTGATGGACCATCCGGACTCGAAGACGCGTGACCTGTCGTCGCTGGAGACCGTGTATTACGGTGCGTCACCGATCAATCCGGTCCGCCTCGCCGAGGCCATCGAGCGCTTCGGGCCGATCTTCGCCCAGTACTACGGCCAGTCCGAGGCGCCGATGGTCATCAGCTACCTGGCCAAGGGAGACCATCCGGGTCCCGGTGAGGACCAGCGTCGGCTGAGCAGTTGCGGACGGCCGTCGGCCTTCCTGCGCACCGCCCTGCTCGGACCCGACGACAAGCCCGTGCCCCAGGGTGAGCCCGGCGAGATCTGTGTCGCCGGCCCACTTCTCGCCGGTGGGTACCTGGGTCTCCCGGAGCAGACCGCGGACACCTTCCGCGACGGCTGGCTCCGCACCGGCGACGTCGCGCGCGAGGATGAGGACGGGTTCTGGTTCATCGTCGACCGCACCAAGGACATGATCGTCACCGGTGGGTTCAACGTGTTCCCGCGCGAGGTCGAGGATGTCGTCGCCGAACATCCGGCGGTCGGTCAGGTCGGTGTGATCGGTGTCCCGGACGAGAAGTGGGGTGAGGCGGTCACCGCGATCGTCGTCCTGCGCGGCGATGCCCCCGCCGACGACGCGGCGAAGGACCGCATCGTCACCGAGATCCAGCAGTCCGTGAAGGACCGCAAGGGGGCGGTGCAGTCACCCAAGCGCGTGATCTTCGCCGACGCTTTGCCGTTGACCGCCCTCGGCAAGCCGGACAAGAAGGCGCTGCGGTCTCAGTACTGGGCCGACTCCGACCGCGGCGTCGGGTAG